A part of Onthophagus taurus isolate NC chromosome 7, IU_Otau_3.0, whole genome shotgun sequence genomic DNA contains:
- the LOC111424529 gene encoding inositol hexakisphosphate and diphosphoinositol-pentakisphosphate kinase isoform X13 gives MYGFSEIYELEGYNYWGDLECDSSDNSLGPPDMEETGKQVLVGVCAMAKKSQSKPMKEILTRLQEFEYIKVIVFPEEKPVEEWPSCDCLISFHSKGFPLEKAVQYARLHNPYVINNLHMQYDIQDRRKVYSILESEGIEIPRYAVLDRDSPDPKHHELVESEDHVEVNGVVFNKPFVEKPVSAEDHNIYIYYPTSAGGGSQRLFRKIGSRSSVYSPESRVRKTGSFIYEDFMPTDGTDVKVYTVGPDYAHAEARKSPALDGKVERDRDGKEIRYPVILSNAEKLISRKVCLAFKQAVCGFDLLRANGKSFVCDVNGFSFVKNSNKYYDDCAKILGNMILRELAPTLHIPWSVPFQLDDPPIVPTTFGKMMELRCVVAVIRHGDRTPKQKMKVEVRHQKFFEIFEKYDGYKHGHVKLKRPKQLQEILDIARSLLAEIQQHEADPEIEEKQGKLEQLKSVLEMYGHFSGINRKVQMKYQPKGRPRGSSSDDGKASASSSSSVSVDKPAEPSLVLILKWGGELTPAGRIQAEELGKIFRCMYPGGQGRHLAGEYAGAQGLGLLRLHSTFRHDLKIYASDEGRVQMTAAAFAKGLLALEGELTPILVQMVKSANTNGLLDNDCDSSKYQNMCKSRLHELMQLDREFSQEDKEKVNPGNSRSINDALEFVKNPVKCCKRVHDLIKSLMEIVRQKKEDPKTKDAVLYHAETWELMGRRWGKIEKDFFTKNKIYDISKIPDIYDCIKYDLQHNQHTLQFEQAEELYINAKYLADIVIPQEYGLTVQEKLTIGQGICTPLLKKIKADLQRNIEESEENVNRLNPVYSHGVSSPGRHVRTRLYFTSESHIHSLITVLRHGGLLDVKKDEQWRRAMEYISMVSELNYMSQIVIMLYEDPTKDPSSEERFHIELHFSPGVNCCVQKNLPPGPGFRPHSRNESVASKNNSSTNTSDTATPDDPKSHCSPRIEEEAESTPEEDNKSDFLRPLHSEPSTSASLISSDVLDHHNQYYKHKTSDPIPIGNSHTVCGHEAMHLAQRLHEELEHQTQRGGRAASPDPEPRSRSYDSKQNKGKEQLHQFQSLDAVNSQQEDDNSPNNDNDPITPTNVPTSPPIYIPRSELTMTRFKLTQLSPISGSFDHVGEHGVEDDSPFRGRSLKNSPLVSKHGSFDDDNDCSNLVVSSKGGNEKMNSTNELPLTELNLKLFTSEQSQYRGVKMSTNELPLSDIHFKRSFDIPDDTSLEVNWESENSEVGSTKENKEIEYHESRNDREFCDFHDLEFRPQHRSYSDPNILETEKMHKYYLIEKYNQFFDDEKQLLSVTEPPPIPFSSFDCIPHDLLPLTSSYYFARTPSTLLSFFSAPPKTTARSLSHPTTSRSLTGPSVSDSDSGGGGCSASGGGAAATATNAKRHRHSIAGQMSYFKMLGFGLGGGPAAFKKLAGGANQNSTLFSTAVITGSSSAPNLRDMIPSTASATGIEGFGGVPPIRPLETLHNALSLKQLDNFLEKMTTAPLYKTPSSTPPKYPSTPLPTPTNSIIAGCPGSGHPPLRLQSPSSSWSGPPSFISSSSGPSSPGISDIYSNSKESSEMSSSVISGDGLNVNSISHMFPTAPGLDQDLENVGILLENAQKDDGNEKGLEFVEYFTNIQVRQDESGDVTPVSGGSEIEFNTNDATAGSTADCDVTVTEEIESSLVLNEDEDFDLTKSVYSPTSSSTDVFSPILSSPQDNKILVITERRQSDSKYPLKPGSDKWAHSKEKFLANSNSQKLENLNYKSQGGMILVKESFIEPPKINRISRSFHGQTNSVFLDVGATSPRRASDSNNDLKKSPRRNSNIEKSNSGVKQLLTQKSLSENKNVRFVTTKVDEAEHAASVGIHSEGANNTK, from the exons ATGTATGGATTTAgtgaaatttatgaattagAAGGATATAATTATTGg gGTGATTTAGAATGCGATTCGAGCGACAACAGTTTAGGTCCTCCGGATATGGAGGAAACGGGAAAGCAAGTATTGGTCGGGGTATGCGCGATGGCGAAGAAATCCCAAAGCAAACCGATGAAAGAGATCTTGACGCGACTACAAGAATTTGAATACATAAAAGTGATCGTGTTTCCCGAAGAG AAGCCGGTTGAAGAATGGCCAAGTTGCGACTGCCTGATATCGTTCCATTCGAAAGGATTCCCATTGGAGAAAGCCGTCCAGTATGCGAGACTTCACAACCCCTACGTGATAAACAATTTACATATGCAGTACGATATACAGGATCGCAGAAAAGTTTATTCGATATTGGAATCTGAAGGCATCGAAATTCCTAGATATGCCGTTTTAGATCGTGACAGTCCAGATCCGAaac aTCATGAGTTGGTTGAATCTGAGGATCACGTTGAAGTGAATGGAGtcgtttttaataaaccatTTGTTGAAAAACCTGTTTCTGCTGAAGAtcataacatttatatttattacccAACTTCCGCTGGAGGTGGGAGTCAACGATTATTTAGAAag attGGCAGTAGAAGCAGTGTTTATTCGCCAGAGTCCAGAGTACGAAAAACAGgaagttttatttatgaagattttATGCCCACAGATGGTACAGATGTTAAA GTTTATACAGTAGGTCCGGATTATGCACACGCAGAAGCAAGAAAATCACCAGCACTTGATGGTAAAGTAGAAAGAGACCGAGACGGCAAAGAAATTCGATACCCTGTGATATTGAGTAACGCGGAAAAACTGATATCCCGGAAAGTATGCTTGGCGTTCAAACAAGCGGTATGCGGTTTCGATTTGTTGAG AGCGAACGGGAAGTCATTTGTTTGCGATGTGAATGGATTCAGTTTTGTGAAAAACTCCAACAAGTACTACGACGATTGTGCAAAAATCTTGGGAAATATGATTTTGAGGGAACTCGCCCCTACTTTACATATACCTTGGTCTGTTCCATTTCAACTTGACGATCCGCCTATTGTACCAACAACATTCGGAAAAATGATGGAGTTACGGTGCGTTGTTGCCGTTATTAGACATGGAGATCGAACacctaaacaaaaaatgaaagttGAAGTTAGACATCAAAA attctttgaaatttttgaaaaatacgaCGGTTATAAACACGGACATGTTAAACTGAAACGTCCGAAACAATTACAAGAAATTTTGGATATAGCAAGATCTTTATTAGCTGAAATACAACAGCACGAAGCGGATCCGGAAATTGAAGAGAAACAAGGAAAATTAGAACAATTAAAGAGCGTTTTGGAGAT gtatGGTCATTTTTCTGGTATTAACAGAAAAGTCCAAATGAAATATCAACCAAAAGGTCGTCCAAGGGGGTCAAGTTCGGACGATGGTAAAGCTAGCGCTAGTAGCAGTAGCAGTGTGTCtg TAGATAAACCAGCTGAACCTTCGCTAGTCCTAATATTAAAATGGGGTGGGGAGCTGACGCCAGCAGGTCGAATCCAAGCTGAAGAACTGGGGAAAATATTTCGTTGCATGTATCCAGGCGGGCAAGGTAGACATCTGGCTG gtGAATATGCGGGTGCTCAAGGTTTAGGACTTTTACGGTTACATTCCACATTTCGACATGACCTGAAAATCTATGCTTCTGACGAAGGTCGAGTTCAAATGACAGCAGCCGCTTTTGCCAAAGGACTACTTGCTTTGGAAGGAGAATTAACCCCAATTTTAGTCCAAATGGTTAAGAGTGCCAATACTAATGGATTATTGGATAATGACTGTGATAGTagtaaatatcaaaatat gTGTAAATCTCGTTTACACGAGTTAATGCAATTAGATAGAGAATTTTCCCAAGAAGATAAAGAAAAGGTAAACCCCGGAAATTCACGAAGTATAAACGACGCATtagaatttgtaaaaaatccGGTAAAATGTTGCAAACGCGTCCATGATTTAATAAAGTCCCTTATGGAAATCGTCCGTCAGAAAAAAGAAGACCCCAAGACGAAAGATGCTGTTCTTTATCACGCGGAAACCTGGGAATTAATGGGTCGCCGTTGGggtaaaatcgaaaaagatttttttacgaaaaacaAGATTTATGATATTAGCAAGATACCGGATATTTATGATTGCATCAAATACGATTTGCAACATAATCAGCATACATTGCAATTCGAACAAGCGGAAGAGTTGTATATAAATGCAAAATATTTAGCAGACATTGTTATTCCTCAAGAATATGGATTGACGGTCCAGGAGAAATTAACAATTGGTCAAGGAATCTGTACtcctttattaaaaaaaatcaaagcaGATTTACAACGAAATATCGAAGaatcagaagaaaatgttaatcgCTTGAATCCGGTTTATTCACATGGTGTTTCTAGCCCAGGAAGACATGTCAGGACAAGATTATACTTTACAAGTGAAAGTCATATCCATTCTTTAATTACAGTTTTAAGACATGGCGGCCTTTTAGAT gtTAAAAAGGATGAACAATGGCGAAGAGCCATGGAATACATATCAATGGTTTCAGAACTAAATTATATGTCCCAAATTGTTATAATGTTATATGAAGATCCAACGAAAGATCCTTCAAGCGAAGAACGTTTTCACATCGAATTACATTTTAGTCCTGGAGTTAATTGTTGTGTTCAGAAAAATTTACCACCCGGGCCTGGGTTTAGACCACattcaagaaatgaatcaGTTGCAAgcaaaaataat agCTCCACAAATACATCAGATACAGCAACACCTGACGATCCAAAAAGTCATTGTTCGCCAAGAATTGAAGAGGAAGCGGAGTCGACCCCGGAAGAAGATAACAAAAGTGATTTTCTTCGTCCTTTACATTCGGAACCATCAACTAGTGCGAGTTTGATCTCGTCAGACGTTTTGGATCATCACAATCAGTATTACAAGCATAAAACGAGTGATCCAATACCAATTGG taattcTCATACAGTTTGTGGTCATGAGGCGATGCATTTGGCGCAACGCCTCCATGAAGAACTCGAACATCAAACTCAAAGGGGCGGTAGAGCCGCAAGTCCGGATCCAGAACCTCGATCTAGGAGTTATGATAGTAAACAAAACAAAGGAAAAG AACAACTTCACCAGTTCCAAAGTTTGGATGCTGTGAACAGTCAACAAG AAGATGACAACTCCCCAAACAACGACAACGACCCCATAACACCAACAAACGTTCCTACATCACCACCGATTTACATCCCGCGGTCCGAATTGACAATGActcgatttaaattaactcaattGAGTCCAATTTCTGGTTCTTTTGATCACGTTGGTGAACACGGTGTTGAGGATGATAGCCCGTTTCGGGGGCgatcattaaaaaatagtcCATTAGTATCAAAACATGGTTCATTCGACGACGATAACGACTGTAGTAATTTAGTTGTAAGTTCTAAAGGtggaaatgaaaaaatgaatTCAACTAATGAGTTGCCATTAACTGAATTGAACTTGAAACTCTTTACTTCGGAACAAAGTCAATATCGTGGGGtcaaaatgagtacaaacgaGTTACCTTTATCTGATATTCATTTCAAAAGAAGTTTTGATATTCCTGATGATACATCGTTGGAAGTTAATTGGGAAAGTGAAAATTCAGAGGTTGGATCtactaaagaaaataaagaaattgaatacCATGAGAGTCGTAATGATAGGgaattttgtgattttcatgATTTGGAGTTTAGACCTCAACACCGTTCGTATTCAGATCCGAACATATTAGAAACGGAaaagatgcataaatattatttaattgagaaatataatcaattttttgacgaTGAAAAACAGTTATTGTCGGTTACGGAACCACCTCCGATACCTTTTAGTAGTTTCGATTGTATCCCTCATGACCTCCTCCCTTTAACTTCCTCGTATTATTTCGCGCGCACTCCCTCGACGCTCCTATCGTTCTTCTCCGCCCCGCCGAAGACGACCGCAAGGTCGCTCTCGCACCCGACCACCTCCCGAAGCTTAACCGGTCCGAGCGTGTCCGATTCAGATTCCGGCGGCGGTGGCTGTTCGGCGTCGGGCGGAGGAGCCGCAGCGACAGCGACCAACGCGAAACGCCACCGACACAGCATTGCCGGACAGATGAGCTATTTCAAGATGCTAGGGTTCGGATTGGGCGGGGGTCCCGCGGCTTTTAAGAAATTAGCAGGAGGTGCCAACCAGAATTCAACATTGTTTTCAACGGCTGTTATTACCGGTAGTTCCAGTGCACCAAATTTAAGGGATATGATTCCAAGTACAGCTAGTGCAACCG gtaTTGAAGGTTTTGGTGGTGTACCACCAATTCGTCCATTAGAAACCCTCCACAACGCTCTATCATTAAAACAACTCGataatttcttagaaaaaatgaCAACAGCGCCCTTATACAAAACACCGTCTTCAACACCGCCCAAATACCCTTCAACACCTTTGCCAACTCCGACAAATTCGATAATAGCCGGTTGTCCAGGTTCGGGACATCCACCTCTTCGTTTACAGTCACCATCAAGTA GTTGGAGTGGTCCTCCTAGTTTTATATCAAGCAGCAGTGGTCCTTCTTCGCCGGGAATTTCCGATATTTACTCAAATTCAAAGGAAAGCAGCGAGATGTCTTCTAGTGTGATCAGCGGCGATGG gcTCAACGTCAATAGTATCTCACATATGTTTCCAACTGCTCCTGGTTTAGATCaagatttagaaaatgttGGAATTTTACTTGAAAATGCACAAAAAGATGATGGAAACGAAAAAGGATTAGAGTTTGTTGAATATTTTACAAACATTCAAGTCCGACAAG atgaaAGTGGCGATGTAACACCAGTTTCGGGGGGTTCTGAAATAGAATTCAATACAAACGATGCAACAGCAGGTTCAACCGCAGATTGTGACGTAACTGTAACAGAAGAAATTGAATCATCCTTGGTATTAAACGAGGATGAAGATTTTGACTTAACAAAATCCGTTTATAGCCCAACATCGTCATCAACCGACGTTTTTTCGCCAATTCTTTCTAGTCCACAAGATAACAAAATCTTAGTGATTACAGAAAGACGCCAATCCGATAGTAAATATCCATTAAAACCTGGTTCTGATAAATGGGcacatagtaaagaaaaatttctAGCTAATTCAAATAGTCAAAAACTTGAAAATCTAAATTATAAAAGTCAAGGAGGTATGATTTTGGTAAAAGAATCTTTTATAGAACCGcctaaaattaatagaatATCAAGAAGTTTTCATGGTCAGACGAATTCGGTGTTTTTAGATGTTGGTGCGACATCGCCACGTCGAGCTAGTGATAGTAAtaatgatttgaaaaaatcaccGAGACGAAATAGTAACATTGAAAAATCGAATAGCGGTGTGAAACAACTTCTTACGCAAAAATCTTTGTCTGAAAACAAAAACGTTAGATTCGTAACTACTAAAGTTGACGAAGCAGAACATGCCGCAAGCGTCGGTATACACTCTGAAGGTGCAAACAACACAAAGTGA